In Actinoplanes sp. NBC_00393, a single genomic region encodes these proteins:
- a CDS encoding LLM class flavin-dependent oxidoreductase, protein MTRPGQLHLNAFLMSVGHHEASWRLPESDPYADLNVEHFKNLARIAERGKLDSLFLADGPVLWDQVGRRPSGVLEPTVLLTALAGATSHIGLIATASTTYNEPYNLARRFASLDIISGGRAGWNIVTTAGLDAARNFNLDALPAHKERYERAAEFVDVSLKLWDSWDDEAIVADKAGGVWGDDEKIYPPAHRGRYYSVAGALNVPRSAQGHPVLVQAGSSENGRNFAARYAEAVFTAHQTRSDATEFYDDLKRRAAEHGRDPSHIKILPGIVPIIGATESEARALEAELENLIRPEFAIRQLAELLGVQPSELDLDSELPAHLPEEEQIEGAKSRRTLVVNLGRREHLTVRELIARLGGGRGHLTFTGTPVQVADKIETWYSAGAVDGFNIMPPVLPSGLAAFVDQVVPILQERGRFRTEYTGRTLRDHYGLPRPANRNTAPQERTRQPAALHS, encoded by the coding sequence ATGACCCGTCCTGGACAGCTGCACCTCAACGCGTTCCTGATGAGCGTCGGGCACCACGAGGCGTCCTGGCGTCTTCCGGAGAGCGACCCCTACGCCGACCTGAACGTCGAGCACTTCAAGAACCTGGCCCGGATCGCCGAGCGCGGCAAACTCGATTCGCTCTTCCTCGCCGACGGCCCGGTGCTCTGGGACCAGGTGGGACGCCGTCCCTCCGGCGTCCTCGAGCCGACGGTTCTGCTCACCGCCCTGGCCGGCGCAACCTCACACATCGGCCTCATCGCTACGGCCTCCACCACGTACAACGAGCCGTACAACCTGGCCCGCCGGTTCGCCTCCCTGGACATCATCAGCGGCGGCCGGGCCGGCTGGAACATCGTCACCACGGCCGGTCTGGACGCGGCCCGCAACTTCAACCTGGACGCGCTGCCGGCCCACAAGGAGCGCTACGAGCGGGCCGCCGAGTTCGTCGACGTCTCACTCAAGCTCTGGGACTCCTGGGACGACGAGGCCATCGTCGCCGACAAGGCCGGCGGTGTCTGGGGCGACGACGAGAAGATCTATCCGCCCGCTCACCGTGGCCGGTACTACTCGGTGGCGGGCGCGCTCAACGTCCCGCGCTCCGCGCAGGGCCACCCCGTGCTGGTCCAGGCAGGCTCGTCGGAGAACGGCCGCAACTTCGCAGCCCGGTACGCGGAAGCGGTCTTCACCGCACACCAGACCCGGTCCGACGCGACCGAGTTCTACGACGACCTCAAGCGGCGGGCCGCCGAACACGGCCGCGACCCTTCGCACATCAAGATCCTCCCCGGCATCGTGCCGATCATCGGCGCCACGGAGTCCGAGGCCCGTGCCCTGGAGGCGGAACTCGAGAACCTGATCCGCCCCGAGTTCGCCATCCGGCAGCTGGCCGAGCTGCTCGGCGTGCAACCCTCCGAACTCGACCTCGACTCCGAACTACCGGCCCACCTGCCGGAGGAGGAACAGATCGAGGGCGCCAAGAGCCGCCGCACCCTGGTCGTCAACCTCGGCCGCCGCGAACACCTGACGGTCCGCGAGCTGATCGCCCGCCTGGGCGGCGGCCGCGGCCACCTGACCTTCACCGGCACACCGGTGCAGGTAGCCGACAAGATCGAGACCTGGTACTCGGCGGGCGCCGTGGACGGCTTCAACATCATGCCGCCGGTCCTCCCGTCGGGCCTCGCGGCCTTCGTCGACCAGGTGGTCCCGATCCTGCAGGAGCGGGGCCGCTTCCGCACCGAGTACACCGGCCGCACCCTGCGCGACCACTACGGCCTACCTCGCCCCGCCAACCGCAACACGGCCCCGCAGGAGCGCACCCGGCAACCCGCGGCCCTGCACTCGTGA
- a CDS encoding nucleotidyltransferase domain-containing protein, with protein MKPDLSDRQLTAIAEVLDVAARIKTPLWLRGGWAMDFFLGEVTRPHTDIDWFVPHTDAPRLATALIDRGYTLEPEPPSHTQQLDLSRDDIEHSFALVAHDSAGHPVVAGGPWAGAPWPKDMLDGPSPILAGIRCPVVSPQAQIEIKKMMPIWVPGRPRRPKDAADIARLEQALAG; from the coding sequence ATGAAGCCCGACCTCAGTGACCGCCAACTGACCGCCATCGCCGAGGTGCTCGACGTAGCGGCAAGGATCAAAACCCCCCTGTGGCTCCGGGGCGGCTGGGCGATGGACTTCTTCCTCGGCGAGGTGACCCGCCCGCACACCGACATCGACTGGTTCGTCCCCCACACCGACGCCCCGCGTCTCGCCACCGCCTTGATCGACCGCGGCTACACCCTGGAACCCGAACCGCCGTCCCACACCCAGCAGCTGGACCTGTCCCGCGACGACATCGAACACAGCTTCGCCCTGGTCGCCCACGACTCCGCCGGCCACCCGGTGGTAGCCGGCGGCCCCTGGGCCGGCGCCCCGTGGCCGAAAGACATGTTGGACGGACCGTCCCCGATCCTCGCCGGCATCCGCTGCCCGGTCGTCTCCCCACAGGCTCAGATAGAGATAAAGAAGATGATGCCGATCTGGGTCCCCGGCCGCCCCCGCCGCCCGAAGGACGCCGCAGACATCGCCCGACTCGAACAGGCGCTCGCCGGATAA
- the trxA gene encoding thioredoxin — protein sequence MEPRIISCPACGRRNRVPATAKGTPSCGACQAALPWIVDADDRTFRSIADESSTPVLVDLWAPWCGPCRMVGPALEKVATDLAGRVKLVKVNVDTAPALSRRFTVQAVPTLLLIRDGRVVAQQSGAAPAPVLRRWVEQELALTV from the coding sequence ATGGAACCGCGCATCATCTCCTGTCCCGCGTGCGGCCGGCGCAACCGAGTCCCCGCCACCGCGAAGGGCACCCCGTCCTGTGGCGCCTGCCAGGCCGCTCTGCCATGGATCGTCGACGCCGACGACCGGACGTTCCGCTCGATCGCCGACGAATCGTCCACCCCGGTCCTCGTCGACCTCTGGGCTCCGTGGTGCGGACCCTGCCGCATGGTCGGGCCCGCGCTCGAGAAGGTGGCCACCGACCTGGCCGGCCGGGTCAAACTGGTGAAGGTCAACGTCGACACCGCCCCCGCCCTGTCCCGCCGCTTCACCGTGCAGGCAGTGCCCACGCTGCTGCTGATCCGCGACGGCCGGGTCGTCGCCCAGCAGTCCGGAGCCGCTCCGGCGCCGGTGCTGCGCCGCTGGGTGGAGCAGGAACTCGCCCTGACGGTCTGA
- a CDS encoding MFS transporter has product MTENDLRGRAILGGLCLATAAYSVLQSLVVPALGVFQHELGTTPSGAAWLLTAFLLSASISTPVLGRLADVFGKRRILLAALTAMSIGALTSAAANDLPVMVAGRVIQGLGGAVFPLCFALVRDHLPPANRPRAFVVISTVMSVGGALGTITAGPILGLLSSRWLFLIPAIVSALAMIPVVLLLPPGKRASRDAKIDWYGAALLATWLGLLLSAISSGSPYPIPAAAALAVVWWRSQRRAAQPLVDLRTLALPTVRATNAATFLLGFGMFGSWMVIPLMVADRFDAGPTLVGLVMLPTALGNLLIMPVHRRLTARQGPRAALAVGIGTAGLSYLGLALWHQTLLAVCLGILVMGAGIGLAFAAVGALVVEAVPSEQTGVSAAVNTVMRTVGGSLGAAVGGAILTLSSGDSPYVTVLLLYAAALAAALLCAIQVPRPASLSGHPSPAQPSRA; this is encoded by the coding sequence ATGACCGAAAATGATCTGCGAGGGCGAGCGATCCTCGGAGGCCTCTGCCTGGCCACCGCCGCCTACTCGGTGCTGCAGTCGCTGGTCGTCCCGGCGCTCGGGGTGTTCCAGCACGAACTCGGCACCACCCCGTCCGGCGCGGCCTGGCTGCTGACCGCTTTCCTGCTCAGCGCCTCGATCTCCACGCCCGTGCTGGGCCGGCTCGCCGACGTCTTCGGCAAGCGCCGCATCCTGCTCGCCGCCCTGACCGCGATGTCCATCGGCGCCCTCACCTCGGCCGCCGCGAACGACCTCCCGGTGATGGTCGCCGGCCGCGTCATCCAGGGCCTCGGCGGTGCGGTCTTCCCGCTCTGTTTCGCCCTGGTCCGCGACCACCTGCCACCCGCGAACCGCCCGCGAGCCTTCGTGGTGATCTCCACCGTGATGAGCGTCGGCGGCGCGCTCGGCACCATCACGGCCGGCCCGATCCTCGGCCTCCTGTCCTCGCGCTGGCTGTTTTTGATCCCTGCCATCGTCTCCGCGCTGGCGATGATCCCGGTGGTCCTTCTGCTGCCGCCCGGCAAGCGCGCCTCGCGCGACGCCAAGATTGATTGGTACGGCGCCGCGCTCCTGGCCACCTGGCTAGGCCTGCTGCTGTCCGCGATCAGCTCCGGTTCGCCCTATCCCATCCCGGCCGCCGCAGCCCTGGCCGTCGTCTGGTGGCGCAGCCAGCGCCGCGCCGCACAACCGTTGGTCGACCTGCGGACGCTGGCGCTCCCGACGGTACGGGCCACCAACGCCGCCACGTTCCTGCTCGGCTTCGGCATGTTCGGATCATGGATGGTGATCCCGCTGATGGTCGCAGACCGGTTCGACGCGGGCCCCACCCTGGTAGGCCTGGTGATGCTCCCGACCGCCCTCGGCAACCTGCTGATCATGCCCGTGCACCGTCGCCTCACCGCCCGGCAGGGCCCCCGAGCCGCCCTGGCCGTAGGCATCGGCACCGCCGGCCTCTCCTACCTGGGCCTCGCCCTCTGGCACCAGACCCTGCTGGCCGTCTGCCTGGGCATCCTGGTCATGGGCGCCGGCATCGGCCTGGCCTTCGCCGCGGTGGGCGCCCTCGTGGTGGAGGCCGTCCCCAGCGAACAAACCGGAGTCTCGGCTGCAGTGAACACCGTCATGCGCACCGTAGGCGGCAGCCTGGGCGCAGCCGTCGGCGGCGCGATCCTGACGCTGTCCTCCGGCGACTCCCCGTATGTCACCGTCCTCCTGCTGTATGCAGCCGCTCTCGCCGCGGCCCTGCTCTGCGCGATCCAGGTGCCTCGCCCAGCCAGCCTTTCCGGTCACCCGTCGCCAGCCCAGCCCAGCAGGGCTTGA
- a CDS encoding CBS domain-containing protein has protein sequence MRISDILRVKGEQVVTVPPDTPVEGLLTVLAQHRIGAVVVSRDGSVVDGIVSERDIVRALAARGAGVLTEAVSAIQTTQVRTVTPEAQLEDVERLMTERRFRHVPVVVDGALRGVVSIGDVVKNRIDELETERSTLADYITGERT, from the coding sequence ATGCGGATCAGTGACATTCTCCGGGTCAAGGGTGAGCAGGTTGTCACGGTGCCTCCGGACACCCCAGTGGAAGGTCTGCTGACCGTTCTCGCACAGCATCGGATCGGCGCGGTGGTGGTGTCGCGCGACGGTTCGGTGGTGGACGGGATCGTCAGTGAGCGGGACATCGTGCGGGCGCTTGCCGCGCGCGGTGCCGGGGTGCTGACCGAAGCTGTCAGCGCCATTCAGACGACGCAGGTGCGGACGGTGACGCCGGAGGCGCAGCTCGAGGACGTCGAGCGGTTGATGACCGAGCGGCGGTTCCGGCACGTGCCGGTGGTGGTCGACGGCGCGCTCCGGGGGGTCGTCAGCATCGGCGACGTGGTCAAGAACCGGATCGACGAGTTGGAGACCGAGCGGAGCACGTTGGCGGACTACATCACGGGGGAGCGGACCTGA
- a CDS encoding TauD/TfdA dioxygenase family protein: MSITVNRIGGRIGAEITGVDLKAEFDAEAIHDALVEHKVLVFRGQHLDDEQHQRFASVFGELTLAHPTVPSVDGQASVLEVAGGEGARANAWHTDVTFVVAPPKATTLRSLVIPPYGGDTLFSNTAAAYADLPEHLRLLADRAWAEHSNAYDYAEHPQFRSSEAEDYQKVFQSTRYRTAHPVVRVNPDSGVPNLFIGNFVTGILGLSRTESRDILRLLQHYVTRPENTLRHKWQVGDIVVWDNRSTQHYAADDYGDLARKLHRVTVAGDVPVSLDGTKSYILEGDEATHYTPQVQ, encoded by the coding sequence ATGAGCATCACTGTCAACCGCATCGGCGGACGCATCGGCGCCGAGATCACCGGCGTGGACCTGAAAGCGGAGTTCGATGCCGAGGCGATCCACGACGCCCTGGTCGAGCACAAGGTCCTCGTCTTCCGGGGCCAGCACCTCGACGACGAGCAGCACCAGCGCTTCGCCTCGGTCTTCGGCGAGCTGACCCTGGCGCACCCGACCGTCCCGTCCGTCGACGGCCAGGCCAGCGTTCTCGAGGTCGCCGGCGGCGAGGGCGCCCGGGCCAACGCCTGGCACACCGACGTCACGTTCGTGGTCGCCCCGCCCAAGGCCACCACGCTGCGCAGCCTCGTCATCCCGCCGTACGGCGGCGACACCCTGTTCTCCAACACCGCCGCCGCGTACGCCGACCTGCCCGAACACCTGCGCCTGCTGGCCGACCGGGCGTGGGCCGAGCACTCCAACGCCTACGACTACGCCGAGCACCCGCAGTTCCGCTCCTCCGAGGCCGAGGATTACCAGAAGGTCTTCCAGTCCACCCGCTACCGCACCGCCCACCCGGTGGTCCGCGTCAACCCGGACTCCGGCGTGCCGAACCTGTTCATCGGCAACTTCGTCACCGGCATCCTCGGCCTGTCCAGGACCGAGTCCCGGGACATCCTGCGGCTGCTCCAGCACTACGTGACCCGGCCGGAGAACACCCTGCGCCACAAGTGGCAGGTCGGCGACATCGTCGTCTGGGACAACCGCAGCACCCAGCACTACGCCGCCGACGACTACGGGGACCTGGCCCGCAAGCTGCACCGGGTGACCGTCGCCGGCGACGTCCCGGTCAGCCTCGACGGCACCAAGAGCTACATCCTCGAGGGCGACGAGGCCACCCACTACACCCCGCAGGTGCAGTGA
- a CDS encoding polysaccharide biosynthesis tyrosine autokinase — translation MTIYGRSARLLRRYGPWTLVVTAATVAAAYGVNQSLPADYRSEATVLVEARVAAGTTPVQPNLDTERAVALSEAVVLPAAQRIGMSASAMLDGFEVEVVPGADVLTFVYSANNQFSAQVRTRALVEAYLDYRKAGTVATPTLISPASLPSEPDTRPLVPDLAAGLVVGLLLGAGTALLRSLTRSKIRSREDFERLSKATVLATVPRTKRPAGTATGLPVVLRQPGSPAAESYRYLRTRLQPVLRPTSATTLLVTSATDRDGRTTVAANLAVVLAQAGRSVVLIDADLRRPVLHNVFQVPGEYGLTTLLDGDATVSEVLEDTSVPRLRLLPAGHRNGEHVDLLESPQLARVLRAVQKHCDVVILDSAAVLSASDAIALATLSDQVLLVGDFRHTKRGSVQRAMAELAEVVEDNVSAVLLNVPKSAGGLAPHARELSGASPSKLLYGQPNGRLKADAEDVAPPGITSHLYIEAEEEDDEPEEQVQEEQARPVVPVIYGAPVTPTVYSSSAAQPSAAAAVLEEPTALQPIIEEPAARVEEPSTHVEEPTALIEEPSTHVEEPTAYIEEPATHVDEPTAHLEEPTALIEEPSEIVEEPSTLLVEERESEPDDTDEEDTKITGSEPEVIHSRS, via the coding sequence ATGACCATCTATGGACGATCCGCGCGACTGTTGCGCCGCTACGGGCCGTGGACTCTCGTGGTGACCGCGGCCACTGTCGCCGCCGCCTACGGGGTCAATCAGTCGTTGCCGGCCGACTACCGGTCCGAGGCGACCGTGCTTGTCGAGGCACGTGTCGCCGCCGGCACCACCCCGGTCCAGCCGAACCTGGACACCGAACGCGCCGTCGCCCTCTCCGAGGCCGTCGTGCTGCCCGCCGCCCAGCGGATCGGCATGAGCGCGAGCGCCATGCTCGACGGCTTCGAGGTCGAGGTCGTGCCGGGCGCCGACGTGCTGACCTTCGTCTACTCGGCGAACAACCAGTTCAGCGCACAGGTGCGGACCCGGGCGCTGGTCGAGGCGTACCTCGACTATCGCAAGGCCGGGACGGTGGCCACGCCGACGCTGATCAGCCCGGCGAGCCTTCCGTCGGAGCCGGACACCCGTCCGCTCGTACCCGATCTGGCTGCCGGGCTGGTGGTCGGTCTGCTGCTCGGCGCCGGCACCGCCCTGCTGCGCTCGCTGACCCGCAGCAAGATCCGCAGCCGGGAGGACTTCGAGCGGCTCTCCAAGGCGACCGTGCTCGCCACCGTGCCGCGGACCAAGCGCCCGGCCGGCACCGCCACCGGCCTGCCGGTGGTGCTCCGCCAGCCCGGTTCGCCGGCCGCCGAGTCCTACCGCTACCTGCGGACCCGCCTGCAGCCGGTGTTGCGCCCGACCAGCGCGACCACGCTGCTCGTGACCAGCGCCACCGACCGGGACGGGCGGACCACGGTCGCCGCCAACCTGGCCGTGGTCCTGGCCCAGGCCGGCCGCTCGGTCGTGCTGATCGACGCCGACCTGCGCCGCCCGGTGCTGCACAACGTCTTCCAGGTTCCCGGCGAGTACGGCCTGACCACCCTCCTCGACGGCGACGCCACCGTCTCGGAGGTGCTGGAGGACACCTCGGTGCCGCGGCTGCGTCTGCTGCCCGCCGGCCACCGCAACGGCGAGCACGTCGACCTGCTGGAGAGCCCGCAGCTGGCCCGGGTGCTGCGTGCCGTGCAGAAGCACTGCGACGTCGTCATCCTCGACTCGGCCGCGGTGCTCAGCGCCTCCGACGCGATCGCGCTCGCCACGCTGAGCGACCAGGTTCTGCTGGTCGGCGACTTCCGGCACACCAAGCGGGGTTCGGTGCAGCGGGCCATGGCCGAGCTGGCCGAGGTCGTCGAGGACAACGTCAGCGCCGTGCTGCTCAACGTGCCGAAGAGCGCGGGTGGACTGGCCCCGCACGCGCGCGAGCTCTCCGGCGCCTCCCCGTCGAAGCTGCTGTACGGCCAGCCCAACGGGCGCCTCAAGGCGGACGCCGAGGACGTGGCGCCGCCCGGTATCACCTCGCACCTCTACATCGAGGCGGAGGAGGAGGACGACGAGCCCGAGGAGCAGGTGCAGGAGGAGCAGGCCCGCCCGGTGGTGCCGGTGATCTACGGCGCGCCGGTTACGCCTACGGTCTACAGCTCTTCCGCGGCACAGCCGTCCGCCGCCGCGGCCGTGCTGGAGGAGCCGACCGCCCTGCAGCCGATCATCGAGGAGCCCGCGGCCCGCGTCGAGGAGCCTTCAACGCACGTCGAGGAGCCCACGGCCCTCATCGAAGAGCCTTCAACGCACGTCGAGGAGCCCACGGCGTACATCGAAGAACCCGCGACGCACGTCGATGAGCCCACAGCGCACCTCGAGGAGCCCACGGCGCTCATCGAAGAGCCCTCGGAGATCGTCGAAGAGCCTTCGACGCTCCTCGTCGAGGAGCGGGAGTCTGAGCCGGATGACACCGACGAAGAGGACACCAAGATCACCGGCAGCGAGCCCGAGGTGATCCACTCGCGCAGCTGA